GTGGGACGACGGCGCCTGGGTCGTCGCCGTCCCTCAGTCGTCGATCGCCGCGTAGGCGGCCGCCCAGAAGTCCCGGCACACCGCCGGGGGCGACGGCGACGACCACGTGCGGTCGGTCATGAGGATGCCGACCAGGCCCTCGGCCGGGTCGTTGGCCCACGACGAGCCGAGGCCGCCGTCCCAGCCGTAGCTGCCCACCGAGCGGGCCGGCCCCGTCCGCCGGAGCTGCACGCCGACGCCGAAGCCCCAGCCGACGCTGCCGTCGGGGCTCGGCCCCGCCCCGCCCACGTGGTCGGTGGTCATGGCGGCGACGGTGGGGCGGGCCAGGAGCCGGCCGCCGGCGTGGCGCCCGCCGGCCAGCAGCATCGACGCGAACGCGAGGTAGTCGTCGACGGTCGACACCAGCCCGGCGTTGCCGGCCGGGAACGCCGGCGGCCGGCTCCACTGGCCGTCGACCGGGTCGTACACGGTGCGCTCGCCGGTCGCCGGGTCGGCCGTCCAGCACGGCCCGAACCGGTGCCGCTCGCCGTCCGGGACGGAGAACCCGGTGTCCCGCATGCCGAGCGGACCGAGCACCCGCTCGCGCAGGAACCCGTCGAACGGCTGCCCGCTCGCCCTGGCCACCAGCACGCCGAGGACGGCGCTGCCCGTGTCGTACAGCCAGCGCTCGCCCGGCTGGGCGGCCAGCGGGAGCGTGCCCAGCCGCCGCAGCCACTCGTCCGGCTCCGGCGGCTCGGCGGGGGCGGGCGGGCCGGCGCCGAGCTCGAGCGCGGCCATCGCCTCCAGCACCGGCTGGGGCCCGGCGGCCGCGAAGTCCATCCCCAGGCCGAGGCGGAACGTGAGCACGTCCCGCACGGTGATCGGTCGCCTGGCCGGCACGGTGTGGTCGAGCGGGCCGTCCGGGCGGGCCAGCACCCGGCGGTCGGCCAGCTCGGGGAGCCAGGCGTCCACCGGGTCGTCCAGGCGCAGCCGGCACTCCTCGAGGAGCACCATGGCGGCGACGGCCGTGACCGGCTTGGTCATCGACGACACCCGGAAGACAGCGTCGCGGCCCACCACGTCGCCGGCGCTGCCGGCGTGCACCTCGCCCCGCCTGGCGACGAGCCACACCAGGCCGGGGACGTCGCCCCGCTCGGCGTGGCCGGCCATCACCGCGTCGAGCCGCTCCAACCCTGCGCCGGACAGCGCTCCCGTCGTCATGCCCGGTAGGACGGCCGGCGGGCCGCCGACTGATCGGTCGGCGTCAGCCGCAGGGCACCTCGGCGAGCTGCTCGCACGACGAGTCGATGCTCGCGGCCGTGGCGCGCCCGAAGTAGGCGACCGCGGCCAGGCAGATGGCCGCGATCAGGGCGAGCAGCAGGGCGTACTCGACGAGGCCGCCCCCGGCGTCGCCCGAGCACCTCCGTGGTTCCATCCCGTCCCCTTTCCTGGCCCCGGACGCACGTGGGGCGGGCCCCTGAAGGCCCGCCCCACGAGAGAGTGCGAAGATCGTCGCCCGCCTGGTGGCGGGAACGGTGCGTCAGCCCGCGATGTCGGAGCCGACGGTGTCGAACTTCTCGGAAGCGCTGGTGCCGAGGAAGCGGACGGCCACGATGCAGACCACCGCGATCAGCGCGACGAGCAGGGCGTACTCCACGAGCGAGGCGCCACGGTCGTCGTCCCCGAAGCGGGCCCGGACCCAGGTGGCGAAGAAGTCCCACGAGGTGAGCATTTCGTTGTCTCCTTGATGGTTCCGACAACCCCGGGGTGCTCCGGCGCTGCCTTCCTGTCGAGAGATCAATCGGCCACCCTGCGTGGGTGCTGGATAGGCCGTCCGGACCATTTCCCTGACCGTTGCGTCAGGACAGGCGGATGATCCCCATGCGGACGGCCTGGAGGACGGCCTGGGTGCGGTCCCTGGCGTCGAGCTTGGCGTAGATGGAGGCCAGGTGGTTCTTCACGGTCTTCTGGCTGATGTACAGCCGGGCCGCCACCTCGGGGGTGGAGCAGCCGTCGGCGATCAGCTGGAGGACCTCGACCTCCCGGCGGCTCACCACCTGCTCACCGTCCGCGGCGGCGGCGTCGAGCCGGCGCACCTCGTCGAGCATCGAGGCGGCGAGCTGGGGCGACAGCATGGCCTCGCCCGAGGCCGCCTGGCGGACCGCCTCCGCCACCTCCTCGGTGGAGCAGTCCTTCACCAGGTAGCCGGCCGCCCCGGCCCGCACGGCGTCGGCCAGGACCGACTCGTCGGCGTGCATGGTGAGCATGACGACCTGCACGGCGGCCAGGTCGCCCGAGGAGCGGATGCGCCTCGTCGCCTCGACCCCGTCGAGCTCGGGCATGGTCACGTCCATGAGGACGACGTCGGGCTGGAGGGCGGCGGCCAGGCGTACGGCCTCCTCGCCGTCGGCCGCCTCGCCGACGACGTCGAAGCCCTCCTCGGTCATCGACCGGCGCAGGCCCTCGCGCAGCATCCGGTGGTCGTCGGCGAGCAGCAACCGCACGGGCCGCTCCACGCTCGCGCCCAGCATGGTGGTCACACCGCCTCCTTGGTGAGGACGTCGGCGGTGCCGAGCCGGCACCGCACGGTGGTGCCCCGGCCCTCCGCCGAGGCGATCTCGAGGGTGGCGCCGATGCTCGACGCCCGTTCCCGCATGCCGAGGATCCCGTAGGAGTCGAGCCGCCCGGCCCTGCCCCTCGGGAACCCGACCCCGTCGTCGGCCACCTCCAGCTCGGCCACCCGCCCGTCGGTGCGCCAGCGCACGTGGAGCTCGGAGGCCCTGGCGTGGCGCTCGACGTTGACGATGGCCTCCTGGGCGATGCGCCACAGCTCCCGCTCCTGGGGGAGGGGCAGGCGCCCGGTGGCCCTGGTCTCCAGCGTGACCTCGACGCCGCTGCGCTCCCGCACCCGCTCGAGGAAGGCGGCCAGCGTGGTCGGGACGTCGGACTCCTCGCTCACCTCCGTGCGCAGGTCGTAGAGCGTGTCCCGCACCTCGCGGATCACGCCCCGCACGTCGGCGCGGAGGCCCTCGAGCGCGGGGCCGACGTCCCGGCCCGACCCGGCGTGCTTCACGATCCGGTCGAGCTCGAAGGCCAGGTAGGCGAGGGACTGGCCGATGCGGTCGTGCAGGTCCCGCGCGATGCGGAGCCGCTCCTCGTCGGCGCTGACCGTGCGCAGGCGGGAGAACCACCTGGCGTTGTCGATGGCCAGCGCGGCCGGCTC
This genomic stretch from Acidimicrobiales bacterium harbors:
- a CDS encoding response regulator transcription factor — encoded protein: MLGASVERPVRLLLADDHRMLREGLRRSMTEEGFDVVGEAADGEEAVRLAAALQPDVVLMDVTMPELDGVEATRRIRSSGDLAAVQVVMLTMHADESVLADAVRAGAAGYLVKDCSTEEVAEAVRQAASGEAMLSPQLAASMLDEVRRLDAAAADGEQVVSRREVEVLQLIADGCSTPEVAARLYISQKTVKNHLASIYAKLDARDRTQAVLQAVRMGIIRLS
- a CDS encoding Flp family type IVb pilin, translated to MLTSWDFFATWVRARFGDDDRGASLVEYALLVALIAVVCIVAVRFLGTSASEKFDTVGSDIAG
- a CDS encoding serine hydrolase domain-containing protein — its product is MTTGALSGAGLERLDAVMAGHAERGDVPGLVWLVARRGEVHAGSAGDVVGRDAVFRVSSMTKPVTAVAAMVLLEECRLRLDDPVDAWLPELADRRVLARPDGPLDHTVPARRPITVRDVLTFRLGLGMDFAAAGPQPVLEAMAALELGAGPPAPAEPPEPDEWLRRLGTLPLAAQPGERWLYDTGSAVLGVLVARASGQPFDGFLRERVLGPLGMRDTGFSVPDGERHRFGPCWTADPATGERTVYDPVDGQWSRPPAFPAGNAGLVSTVDDYLAFASMLLAGGRHAGGRLLARPTVAAMTTDHVGGAGPSPDGSVGWGFGVGVQLRRTGPARSVGSYGWDGGLGSSWANDPAEGLVGILMTDRTWSSPSPPAVCRDFWAAAYAAIDD